In a single window of the Acyrthosiphon pisum isolate AL4f chromosome X, pea_aphid_22Mar2018_4r6ur, whole genome shotgun sequence genome:
- the LOC115033182 gene encoding uncharacterized protein LOC115033182 — protein MSSNSTIEDSKNTDMLTRSCSDRSNDRNRNAYSNREKCYDRLKQQCDNAMHELMILRRQHGETVQRYNQTRTELEYYRGQNQVVINEIEQVAQESSSFGSKLAADKQILNRHKQEDRAARINTMCIYVHRMSV, from the exons atgTCGTCAAACAGTACAATTGAAGATTCTAAAAATACTG ATATGCTTACTCGAAGTTGTTCAGATCGAAGTAATGACCGAAATCGAAACGCTTATAGTAACcgtgaaaaatgttatgatcGATTAAAGCAACAATGTGATAACGCAATGCATGAGTTAATGATATTGagaag ACAACACGGAGAAACAGTGCAAAGATACAATCAGACACGAACAGAATTAGAATATTATCGTGGTCAAAATCAAGTTGTGATTAATGAAATCGAACAGGTTGCCCAAGAATCATCTTCATTTGGTTCTAAACTAGCTGCcgataaacaaattttgaatagACACAAacag GAAGATCGGGCTGCTAGAATAAATACAATGTGCATTTATGTGCATCGTATGTCAgtctaa